Proteins encoded together in one Peribacillus asahii window:
- a CDS encoding cysteine hydrolase family protein, with amino-acid sequence MNKRALINIDYTNDFVNGALPVGEPAEKIEETIVSLTKEFIEQGDFVVFAIDAHEKEDPFHPETSLFPPHNIKGTSGRLLYGHLQSLYEQYQHEAHVYWMDKTRYSAFAGTDLNLKLRERGITEVHLVGVCTDICLLHTAVDSYNLGYHIVVHEKAVASFNEEGHKWALTHFVNSLGAEIRSN; translated from the coding sequence ATGAATAAAAGAGCATTGATTAATATTGATTACACCAATGATTTTGTTAATGGAGCTTTGCCGGTAGGAGAGCCAGCAGAAAAGATTGAAGAAACGATTGTTAGTCTAACAAAAGAGTTTATAGAACAAGGTGATTTTGTCGTTTTTGCGATTGATGCCCATGAGAAAGAGGATCCTTTTCACCCGGAAACAAGTTTATTTCCACCTCATAATATCAAAGGAACATCGGGCAGATTATTATACGGACATTTGCAATCGTTATACGAACAGTATCAACATGAGGCCCATGTATATTGGATGGACAAAACAAGATATTCCGCTTTTGCAGGAACGGATTTGAATCTTAAGCTTCGTGAAAGAGGAATAACAGAAGTTCATTTAGTTGGTGTTTGTACAGACATTTGTCTGCTGCATACAGCAGTAGATTCTTATAATCTTGGATATCATATCGTCGTACATGAAAAAGCAGTAGCTAGTTTTAACGAAGAGGGACATAAATGGGCATTAACGCACTTTGTAAATAGTTTAGGTGCTGAAATTCGATCAAATTGA
- a CDS encoding NUDIX domain-containing protein produces the protein MSEEFVKPEEALKEYKVSQYKTPDGYTSDNVIFTIVQDEEAVYGRTLKVMLIKRSLKNSEGQPNIEGGKWALPGGFIDSTETAYEAARRELEEETGVTNIHVKHFGVYDKEGRDPRGWIITNSHYAVVPEYLLSMRKAGDDAAEVELFTIEEVFTLPLAFDHQKIIKDALTIIQLDMVQTTLAREFLPEEFTLSELRSVILSVAEDIVDEVVKSEPFFWRKAPKLPFIELVCDKEGNPKTTQRNSKFKTKLYRFNDQKPVKSIYK, from the coding sequence ATGTCAGAGGAGTTCGTAAAACCTGAGGAAGCACTTAAAGAATATAAGGTAAGTCAATATAAGACGCCTGATGGCTATACGAGTGATAACGTAATTTTTACAATTGTTCAAGATGAAGAGGCGGTATATGGAAGGACGTTAAAGGTGATGTTAATCAAACGTTCTTTAAAAAATAGTGAAGGGCAACCGAATATTGAAGGAGGGAAATGGGCCTTACCTGGCGGCTTTATTGATAGTACAGAAACGGCATATGAAGCTGCTCGGCGAGAGCTTGAAGAAGAAACAGGTGTGACTAATATTCACGTAAAACATTTTGGGGTATATGATAAGGAAGGAAGAGATCCCAGAGGTTGGATTATTACGAATTCTCATTATGCAGTCGTGCCAGAGTATTTATTATCTATGCGCAAAGCAGGAGATGATGCCGCCGAAGTGGAATTGTTTACTATAGAAGAAGTCTTTACCTTACCTTTGGCTTTTGATCATCAAAAGATTATAAAAGATGCCTTGACTATCATTCAATTAGATATGGTTCAAACAACGTTGGCCAGGGAGTTCTTACCTGAAGAATTTACATTGTCAGAGCTGCGAAGCGTTATTTTATCTGTCGCAGAAGATATAGTGGATGAAGTAGTAAAATCGGAACCATTCTTTTGGAGAAAAGCACCCAAATTACCGTTTATTGAATTAGTGTGTGATAAAGAAGGAAATCCAAAAACAACTCAAAGAAATTCAAAGTTTAAAACAAAGCTTTATCGGTTTAATGATCAAAAACCTGTGAAGAGTATTTATAAATAA
- a CDS encoding GGDEF domain-containing protein gives MLKKFRWKLLMMMTLFSVLLILLLSLVDMNRMSQKLIEDHETKIELVEMNIVQVLKDVDQAYVIFDNSIAKVMEKNSMELLEQYEKNSNFNEWNFKALKNELGMDVYIINNENTIIHSSFQKDIGINFSQCCKEFSELLDDRRINGGFTHDGVDIQQKTGELKKFSYLPTKDHQYIIELGYDLQNDEIFNKFNFLKTIEELKEKYEFIENIAIYNNDGYLIGESSPEGNRLGVDRRKYLEWLEDDEDTLLFSDTYKGKDVVYKYVKYHSAESRGHSTTRLVEIVYNEDAVQEELSKNKLAFIFQFVGTLILAIILAFLITKMVAKPMYLAFHDGLTGLKNRAAFESEVNEVLMKHKKKFGMLLLDLDNFKVVNDALGHDKGDILLKYVAAYMKQTLPEGTFIARFGGDEFAIVIENISDQEELQKIACFIIDALNRPWINDCDSTSELLSQGNKILHSKNVTVSVGGVLYPNDGTDLEALYKHADDALYYSKSLGKNMYMYYGALEEKERSQQSLS, from the coding sequence TTGTTGAAGAAATTTAGATGGAAATTATTAATGATGATGACTCTCTTTTCAGTCCTTCTTATTTTGTTATTATCATTGGTTGATATGAATAGAATGAGCCAGAAATTAATAGAGGATCATGAGACCAAAATCGAATTGGTAGAAATGAATATTGTTCAGGTTTTAAAAGATGTAGATCAAGCCTATGTAATATTTGATAATAGCATTGCAAAGGTTATGGAAAAAAACTCAATGGAGTTATTAGAACAATATGAGAAGAATAGCAACTTTAATGAGTGGAATTTCAAGGCCTTAAAAAATGAATTAGGTATGGATGTATATATTATTAATAATGAAAATACCATTATTCATAGTAGCTTTCAAAAGGATATCGGTATTAATTTTAGTCAGTGTTGCAAAGAATTTTCAGAATTATTGGACGATAGGAGAATAAACGGAGGGTTTACACATGATGGAGTGGATATTCAGCAAAAAACAGGAGAGCTGAAAAAATTTAGTTATCTGCCGACAAAAGATCATCAATATATCATTGAATTAGGGTACGATTTACAAAATGATGAAATTTTTAATAAGTTTAATTTTCTAAAAACAATTGAAGAGTTGAAAGAGAAGTACGAATTTATTGAGAACATAGCGATTTATAACAATGATGGATATTTAATAGGAGAATCTTCACCAGAAGGCAATCGATTAGGTGTGGATCGTAGAAAATATTTAGAGTGGCTAGAAGATGATGAAGATACGTTACTATTTAGCGATACATATAAGGGTAAAGATGTTGTCTATAAATATGTAAAATATCATTCGGCTGAGAGCAGAGGTCATTCCACAACTCGTTTAGTAGAGATTGTATACAATGAAGATGCCGTACAAGAGGAATTGTCAAAAAATAAGTTGGCATTTATCTTTCAGTTTGTAGGGACCTTAATCTTAGCCATTATCTTAGCCTTTTTAATAACAAAAATGGTGGCAAAACCGATGTATTTAGCTTTTCATGATGGACTCACGGGTTTAAAAAATCGAGCGGCATTTGAAAGTGAAGTCAATGAAGTTTTAATGAAGCATAAAAAGAAATTTGGAATGTTGTTATTAGATTTGGATAATTTTAAAGTAGTTAATGATGCACTGGGGCATGATAAAGGAGATATTTTATTAAAGTACGTGGCTGCGTATATGAAACAGACTTTGCCGGAAGGTACTTTTATTGCTAGGTTTGGTGGAGATGAGTTTGCTATAGTCATTGAAAATATAAGTGATCAGGAAGAACTTCAAAAAATAGCCTGTTTTATTATAGACGCCTTAAATAGACCATGGATTAATGATTGTGATAGCACATCAGAGTTACTTTCACAAGGGAATAAAATCCTTCATAGCAAGAACGTTACGGTTAGTGTGGGCGGTGTGTTATATCCAAATGATGGAACAGATTTAGAAGCACTTTATAAGCATGCTGATGATGCGTTGTACTATTCTAAATCATTGGGTAAAAATATGTATATGTATTACGGCGCGTTAGAGGAAAAGGAAAGAAGCCAACAATCATTGTCATAA
- a CDS encoding CaiB/BaiF CoA transferase family protein has protein sequence MTLLSNLKVLDFSTLLPGPFATLLLADLGADVIRVERPSGVEAWAMDPYLNRSKQSITLDLKKQESIEAVKKLVEEYDIILEQFRPGVMERLGLGYETLKQINPRLIYCSITGFGQTGPYKNRPGHDINYVSMAGLSSYSGTKKEGPAKNGTQIADIAGGSMHAVAGILAAALYREQTGEGQYIDISMTDCSFTLNALSAPTYLNDGIDLEPEDMLLNGGTFYDFYETKDGRYVSVGSLEPVFRKRLCEGIERPELFEMSMSQEPEQIREFKAIVREAFLTKTFAEWHDIFTEIEACVEPVLTFAEACEHPHMKARGMLVDVPNVHGGNERQIACPIKFSSFTPNYKYVGLSSGASNEKILGEQWKSKA, from the coding sequence ATGACACTATTATCCAATTTAAAAGTATTAGACTTTTCAACATTGCTGCCGGGGCCATTTGCTACGCTTCTGTTAGCTGATTTGGGAGCTGATGTAATTCGGGTTGAAAGGCCTTCTGGTGTAGAAGCATGGGCAATGGATCCATACTTAAATCGTTCTAAGCAGTCTATTACGTTAGATTTAAAAAAGCAAGAATCGATTGAAGCAGTTAAAAAATTAGTGGAAGAATATGATATTATACTAGAACAATTTCGCCCAGGTGTGATGGAGCGTTTAGGACTAGGATATGAAACTTTGAAACAAATCAATCCGCGTCTAATTTACTGCTCAATTACAGGGTTTGGACAAACAGGTCCTTATAAAAATCGCCCAGGTCATGATATTAACTATGTGTCCATGGCTGGTTTATCGAGCTATTCTGGCACGAAAAAAGAAGGACCAGCGAAGAATGGCACCCAAATTGCTGATATCGCAGGCGGTTCAATGCATGCAGTAGCGGGCATTTTAGCGGCCGCTTTATATAGGGAGCAAACGGGAGAAGGTCAATATATTGATATTAGTATGACAGACTGCAGCTTTACATTAAACGCATTATCTGCACCCACGTATTTAAATGATGGAATCGATTTGGAGCCAGAGGACATGCTGTTAAATGGCGGTACATTCTATGATTTTTATGAAACCAAAGATGGTCGATATGTTTCCGTAGGCAGTTTAGAGCCTGTATTTCGGAAACGATTGTGCGAAGGCATCGAGCGTCCTGAACTATTTGAGATGAGTATGAGTCAGGAACCGGAACAGATTCGAGAGTTTAAAGCAATTGTTCGAGAGGCTTTCCTAACAAAGACGTTTGCCGAGTGGCATGATATTTTTACAGAAATTGAAGCATGTGTCGAGCCCGTTTTAACCTTTGCAGAAGCTTGTGAGCATCCGCATATGAAAGCGCGCGGCATGCTTGTCGATGTTCCGAATGTCCATGGAGGAAATGAAAGGCAGATAGCTTGCCCGATTAAATTCTCAAGCTTTACGCCGAATTATAAATATGTTGGGCTGAGTTCAGGAGCAAGTAATGAGAAGATCTTAGGAGAACAGTGGAAGAGTAAAGCGTAA
- the pepT gene encoding peptidase T, with amino-acid sequence MKAEIIERFTSYVKIDTQSNEANAACPSTPGQLILANQLVEELKTIGMEDVTIDTNGYVMATLPSNTTKQVPTIGFLAHVDTATDFTGKDVKPKIVENYDGKEINLNKELSVILSPKEFPSLSQYIGHTLITTDGTTLLGADNKSGIAEIMTAMDYLIKHPEIKHGKIRVAFTPDEEIGRGPHKFDVDAFNAKFAYTVDGGPLGELEYESFNAAGAKITIKGTNIHPGTAKGKMVHSSKIAMELHSKLPIAEAPEYTEGYEGFYHLLSFNGGVEETKLSYIIRDFDRNQFNERKQFIKQIVDELREKYGQDRILLELNDQYYNMKEKIEPVKEIVDIASQAMKNLNIEPKISPIRGGTDGSQLSYMGLPTPNIFTGGENFHGKYEFISVDNMIKATYVIIEIAKLFEEAGE; translated from the coding sequence TTGAAAGCTGAAATAATCGAACGATTCACTTCCTATGTAAAAATAGACACTCAATCCAATGAAGCAAACGCAGCATGTCCATCTACTCCAGGACAATTAATCCTTGCAAATCAATTAGTGGAAGAGCTAAAAACGATTGGCATGGAAGACGTGACTATTGATACAAACGGATATGTGATGGCCACACTGCCTTCTAATACAACGAAACAAGTACCAACGATTGGATTTTTAGCCCACGTGGACACAGCCACTGATTTTACAGGGAAAGATGTAAAACCGAAAATTGTGGAAAACTACGACGGCAAGGAGATTAACTTAAATAAAGAACTCTCTGTCATTTTATCTCCGAAAGAGTTCCCTTCACTCTCTCAGTATATCGGACATACACTCATAACAACGGATGGAACAACACTTCTTGGAGCCGATAATAAATCCGGGATTGCTGAAATTATGACTGCTATGGACTATTTAATAAAACATCCGGAAATTAAACATGGAAAAATACGTGTAGCTTTTACACCTGATGAAGAAATTGGTCGAGGCCCTCATAAATTCGACGTAGATGCCTTTAACGCCAAATTTGCCTACACAGTTGATGGCGGTCCTCTCGGTGAATTAGAATACGAAAGCTTTAACGCAGCTGGTGCTAAGATTACGATTAAAGGGACGAATATCCACCCTGGAACAGCGAAAGGAAAAATGGTCCACTCTTCCAAAATTGCGATGGAGCTGCATAGCAAACTGCCTATAGCCGAGGCACCTGAATATACAGAAGGATATGAAGGTTTCTATCATCTTCTCTCTTTCAACGGAGGTGTGGAAGAAACAAAATTATCCTACATTATTCGCGATTTTGATCGAAATCAATTTAACGAGCGAAAACAGTTCATTAAACAGATTGTAGATGAGTTGCGTGAAAAATACGGCCAAGATCGTATTCTTCTTGAGTTAAATGATCAATATTATAATATGAAAGAAAAAATCGAACCCGTTAAAGAAATTGTCGACATCGCCTCTCAAGCTATGAAAAATTTAAACATCGAGCCAAAAATTTCACCTATTCGCGGCGGTACAGATGGTTCTCAATTATCTTATATGGGACTGCCTACACCAAATATATTCACAGGCGGCGAGAACTTCCACGGAAAATATGAATTCATTTCCGTCGATAATATGATAAAAGCAACCTATGTCATTATTGAGATTGCAAAGCTATTTGAAGAAGCAGGAGAATAA
- a CDS encoding SH3 domain-containing protein, whose product MKKLGKTLILSTSILIGVPTVSMMPLGITTVEASSTEKISKTSYQTTANLNLRAGASTKTKLILTIPKGKIVTSTEKKGTWSKVSYTYKSKGKNITKTGWVSNKYLKEHYQYSTIKAAYFFTQKRTSLYSTPDTKKKQVITVSSNNGFYSQQKIINSTGQTWYRIAYKGKTMYVNSSDVKKNTFTSFSEKKYKAKKDTFLYEFYGNAHKKLVQVPKDAILSSSKRIGDWYSVRYAGKTGYVYIGEFSEYADEITYTYTDTSETFYITTKEANLYAAADSTKEKIATIAANNRFASTQKVENSLGETWYRISYNNQDVYINSQDVRTDSSSDIDITEEIIPETTFVTTIDVNLHQKPDAASSIVNTISKDTIIVATKKTSNGWYQVNNAGNIGYVSSDILKQVRTGDPMNDREGYQFIDLRTQSLVTAKQIDDYIEKNYKSHGQVSVLTGKGQVFIEAGNKYGVNALYLAAHAIHESAFGTSQISLGKNNLFGFGSYDASPYIASYRFPSIDENIMYIAQQMKATYLNEVSGGFRYKGAYLGFSTKDLNNKRLDANSEGMNFYYASDPNWGKGIARHMQAILPYDKSYYSKAAANKEIQTSPPTPIGSDIFPDNIQAKANQDLVLSNSKGANDRALTLKKGSTFTLLEKANDYWVKVMVEDKIYWTKDINFVEYKKYISVQNLGRTTANDLKVREGASTSTDVITALDMNTYVHLVLNENGTLTMDSSKKWYKVELTDGTIGWVHSSYIAKELN is encoded by the coding sequence ATGAAAAAACTAGGAAAAACACTCATTTTATCAACAAGTATTTTGATAGGCGTACCAACCGTCTCTATGATGCCACTAGGAATAACTACCGTTGAAGCGAGTTCTACTGAAAAGATTAGTAAAACCTCCTATCAAACAACAGCTAACTTAAATTTACGAGCTGGGGCCAGCACAAAAACGAAACTCATCCTTACGATTCCAAAAGGAAAAATCGTCACGTCTACTGAAAAGAAAGGGACATGGTCTAAAGTATCTTATACATACAAATCGAAAGGAAAAAATATAACGAAGACAGGCTGGGTCAGCAATAAGTATTTAAAAGAACATTATCAATATTCAACGATCAAAGCAGCCTATTTTTTCACTCAAAAACGAACAAGCCTATACTCCACACCTGACACAAAGAAAAAACAAGTGATAACCGTTTCAAGTAATAATGGCTTTTATTCGCAACAAAAGATCATTAATAGTACGGGTCAAACATGGTATCGTATTGCCTATAAAGGAAAAACCATGTACGTAAATAGCAGCGATGTGAAGAAAAACACCTTCACCTCTTTTTCAGAAAAAAAATATAAGGCAAAAAAAGACACATTTTTGTATGAATTTTATGGAAATGCCCATAAAAAACTAGTTCAAGTCCCTAAGGATGCCATTCTTTCCTCTAGTAAGAGAATTGGAGATTGGTATAGTGTAAGATATGCTGGAAAAACAGGATATGTTTATATTGGGGAATTTTCTGAGTACGCTGATGAAATCACCTATACGTATACGGACACTAGCGAAACTTTCTACATAACAACAAAAGAAGCTAATCTATATGCCGCTGCCGACTCTACAAAGGAGAAAATAGCTACTATTGCTGCTAATAATAGATTTGCTTCTACGCAGAAGGTAGAGAATAGTCTTGGCGAAACATGGTATCGTATTTCGTATAATAATCAAGATGTATATATCAACAGCCAAGATGTACGTACCGATTCCTCTTCTGACATAGACATAACAGAAGAAATAATCCCAGAAACTACATTTGTCACAACAATAGATGTAAACTTACATCAAAAGCCCGACGCAGCTTCATCTATTGTAAATACGATATCGAAAGACACAATCATTGTCGCAACAAAAAAAACATCTAATGGATGGTATCAAGTAAACAACGCAGGAAATATAGGTTATGTTTCTAGCGATATATTAAAACAAGTGAGAACGGGTGATCCAATGAACGATAGAGAAGGTTATCAATTCATAGATTTACGTACACAATCGCTCGTTACAGCCAAACAAATTGATGACTATATTGAAAAGAATTATAAATCTCATGGACAAGTCAGCGTGTTAACAGGAAAAGGTCAAGTATTCATTGAGGCAGGAAATAAATATGGCGTGAACGCTCTTTACCTAGCCGCTCATGCAATCCATGAAAGTGCTTTTGGTACCTCTCAAATTTCGTTAGGCAAAAATAATTTATTTGGTTTTGGTTCATATGATGCCAGTCCATATATCGCATCATATCGCTTCCCTTCCATCGATGAGAATATTATGTACATTGCACAACAAATGAAAGCTACGTACTTGAATGAAGTGTCTGGAGGCTTCCGCTATAAAGGGGCTTATCTCGGCTTCAGTACCAAGGATTTGAATAATAAACGGTTAGATGCTAATAGTGAGGGAATGAACTTCTATTATGCAAGTGATCCAAACTGGGGAAAAGGAATCGCAAGACATATGCAAGCAATTTTGCCATATGATAAATCCTATTACAGCAAAGCAGCAGCTAATAAAGAGATTCAAACATCACCACCCACTCCGATTGGCAGTGATATTTTCCCGGACAACATCCAAGCAAAAGCCAATCAAGATTTAGTCCTTTCTAACAGTAAAGGGGCTAATGATCGTGCATTAACACTAAAGAAAGGCTCTACTTTTACTTTACTTGAAAAAGCAAATGACTATTGGGTGAAAGTTATGGTAGAAGATAAGATTTACTGGACCAAAGATATTAACTTTGTAGAGTATAAAAAGTATATCTCTGTTCAAAACTTAGGTAGAACAACGGCAAATGATCTAAAAGTCAGAGAAGGTGCAAGCACTTCAACTGATGTCATTACTGCACTAGATATGAATACGTATGTCCACTTAGTGCTTAATGAAAATGGAACTTTAACGATGGACAGCTCAAAGAAATGGTATAAAGTCGAATTGACGGATGGCACAATTGGATGGGTGCATTCTTCGTATATTGCAAAAGAATTAAATTAA
- a CDS encoding anthranilate phosphoribosyltransferase, with protein MQQWIKEVARGKRGAKDLSYEQTRELARFIVEGKATDAQIAAYFIAERIKMESPEELLAFVQTFQENTDKLTIKESIRDCIVDFAGAYTGRNLFAATVPASILLAESGLPAFLHSSESLPPRYGTSIKEIVEELGVNTNRDVQSLSETIDSANIGFAWADRFCPSLAQLRSIREELGVRTLMNTVEKLLNISNAKSLMMGAFHRTAIVKIAPIFASLPYENVYIVQGVEGSEDLPVHRNSFIYTLKNNELDSFIVKPDEYGLFEEEKKEKLTRKEQADIILALLSGETSEQLNYYYKQVLFNTGIRYYLFGAAPTIEEGIALAKEQLRSQRGMKQLQKWKDSCVSQSHLA; from the coding sequence TTGCAACAATGGATCAAAGAAGTAGCCAGAGGCAAGCGTGGTGCAAAAGATCTTTCCTATGAACAAACGAGAGAGCTTGCGCGTTTCATCGTAGAAGGAAAAGCAACAGATGCTCAAATTGCAGCTTATTTTATTGCAGAGCGTATTAAGATGGAGTCTCCAGAAGAGTTACTGGCATTTGTTCAGACTTTTCAAGAGAATACGGACAAGCTAACTATAAAAGAGTCTATCCGTGATTGTATAGTCGATTTTGCTGGAGCGTATACAGGCAGAAATTTATTTGCTGCGACAGTACCAGCCTCTATTTTATTAGCTGAAAGTGGTCTTCCAGCTTTTTTGCATAGTAGTGAATCATTACCGCCAAGGTATGGAACGTCTATTAAGGAAATTGTGGAAGAACTAGGGGTAAACACAAATCGAGATGTCCAATCTCTTTCTGAAACCATCGATTCTGCTAACATTGGATTTGCTTGGGCAGATCGATTTTGTCCGTCTTTAGCACAATTGCGCTCCATTCGTGAAGAGTTGGGTGTTCGTACTTTAATGAACACAGTGGAGAAGCTTTTGAATATATCCAATGCAAAATCGTTGATGATGGGGGCATTTCATCGAACAGCAATTGTCAAGATTGCCCCGATTTTTGCTAGCCTACCTTATGAAAATGTTTATATTGTTCAAGGGGTAGAGGGTTCTGAAGATTTGCCCGTTCATCGCAACAGTTTTATTTATACATTAAAGAATAATGAGTTGGATTCCTTCATTGTCAAGCCTGATGAGTATGGTCTGTTTGAGGAAGAAAAGAAGGAAAAGCTGACTCGTAAAGAACAAGCTGATATTATTCTCGCTTTATTAAGCGGCGAGACATCGGAACAATTGAATTATTATTACAAGCAAGTTCTCTTTAATACAGGTATTCGCTATTATCTTTTTGGTGCTGCCCCGACGATTGAAGAGGGAATTGCGCTGGCCAAAGAGCAGCTGCGTTCTCAAAGGGGAATGAAGCAATTGCAAAAGTGGAAAGACTCTTGTGTGTCACAATCTCATTTAGCGTAA
- the nadD gene encoding nicotinate (nicotinamide) nucleotide adenylyltransferase, with protein MSPAATKLYFENLNPGKDVDALFKEGARIGVYGSSFDPITNVHLWTANTVRHRKKLDFVIFLPSSHKRVDKKLQTSDQHREEMVRLAIKNKQTFLLDTYELHVLPGKQYTYYTMEYFKKTFPKAELFFIMGADLLVDIAEGKWRMDEQLIANNQFIVMARNGIDILKTISSSALLRNYDDGRFQFLDKGLAMEISSTYIREELARNGDPEFLLPDECYSYIKEHDLYRKISR; from the coding sequence ATGAGTCCGGCAGCAACTAAATTATACTTTGAAAATTTAAATCCAGGTAAGGATGTCGATGCGTTATTTAAAGAGGGAGCACGAATTGGCGTGTATGGTTCATCCTTTGATCCGATTACGAATGTGCATCTATGGACCGCGAATACAGTTCGTCATCGTAAAAAGTTAGATTTTGTCATCTTTTTGCCTTCCTCTCATAAACGAGTAGATAAGAAATTGCAAACATCTGATCAACATCGAGAAGAAATGGTCCGTTTAGCTATTAAGAATAAACAGACCTTTCTCTTAGATACGTATGAATTACATGTTTTACCTGGGAAGCAATATACGTACTATACGATGGAATATTTCAAAAAAACCTTTCCTAAAGCAGAACTTTTTTTCATTATGGGGGCGGATCTTTTAGTCGATATTGCTGAGGGGAAATGGAGGATGGATGAACAATTAATTGCCAATAATCAATTTATTGTAATGGCTAGAAATGGAATTGATATATTGAAAACGATTAGTTCTTCAGCTTTGCTAAGAAATTATGATGATGGAAGATTTCAATTTTTAGATAAAGGCCTTGCAATGGAAATTAGCTCTACGTATATCCGAGAAGAACTAGCGAGAAATGGTGATCCAGAGTTTTTACTTCCAGATGAGTGTTATTCCTATATAAAGGAGCATGATTTATACCGTAAAATTTCGAGATAA
- a CDS encoding nicotinate phosphoribosyltransferase: MKRSYRDDGLALHTDLYQINMAQAYWSDGIHQRKAVFELYFRKLPFGNGYAVFAGLEKVIEYINQFAFSDSDIEYLRDELGYNEEFLTYLRSVKFTGTIQGMKEGELVFGNEPIMRIEAPLAEAQLIETALLNIVNYQTLIATKASRIKQVVGDEIAMEFGTRRAQEMEASIWGTRAAFIGGFDATSNVRAGKLFGIPVSGTHAHAMIQAYGDEYVAFHKYASCHKDCVFLVDTFDTLKSGVPTAIRVAKELGDKINFIGIRLDSGDLAYLSKQARQMLDDAGFTEAKIIASNDLDEYTIMNLKSQGAKIDSWGIGTKLITAYDQPALGAVYKLVSIEEESGNMVDTIKISANPEKVTTPGLKKVYRIINQANKRSEGDYIALEEEQVQEEEKLKMFHPVHPYISKFVTNFEARNLHHDIFVNGTLVYELPDIYDIQQYTKDSLKLLWDEYKRILHPEEYPVDLSTKCWENKMQHIATVQEKVAKLKET; encoded by the coding sequence ATGAAAAGATCATATAGAGATGATGGTTTAGCTCTTCATACCGATTTATATCAAATTAATATGGCACAAGCTTATTGGAGTGATGGCATCCATCAAAGGAAGGCTGTATTCGAACTGTACTTTAGAAAACTTCCCTTTGGAAATGGCTATGCTGTTTTTGCGGGATTAGAAAAAGTAATTGAGTATATTAATCAGTTTGCCTTTAGTGATAGTGATATTGAATATTTACGCGATGAATTAGGATATAATGAAGAGTTTTTAACATATTTACGCAGCGTAAAGTTTACGGGAACCATTCAGGGAATGAAGGAGGGGGAATTAGTTTTTGGGAATGAGCCTATTATGCGTATTGAAGCACCGTTGGCAGAAGCACAGCTCATTGAAACAGCCTTGCTCAATATCGTCAATTACCAAACATTAATCGCAACGAAAGCTTCTAGAATCAAACAAGTTGTAGGCGATGAAATAGCTATGGAATTTGGAACTAGAAGAGCTCAAGAGATGGAAGCCTCAATCTGGGGCACAAGAGCCGCTTTCATAGGGGGATTTGACGCGACAAGTAATGTTCGAGCGGGGAAATTATTTGGAATCCCTGTTTCAGGTACTCACGCTCATGCAATGATTCAAGCGTATGGAGATGAATATGTAGCCTTCCATAAATATGCAAGCTGTCATAAAGATTGTGTATTTTTAGTCGACACCTTTGATACGTTAAAGTCAGGGGTTCCAACTGCTATTCGAGTAGCAAAAGAGCTAGGCGATAAAATCAATTTTATCGGTATTCGGCTAGATAGCGGTGACCTGGCTTATCTTTCTAAGCAAGCTAGACAAATGTTGGATGATGCTGGTTTTACAGAGGCGAAGATTATTGCTTCTAATGATTTAGATGAATATACGATTATGAACTTAAAATCTCAAGGGGCAAAAATTGATAGTTGGGGAATCGGCACAAAGCTTATTACAGCGTATGATCAGCCGGCGCTTGGAGCTGTGTATAAATTAGTTTCAATTGAAGAGGAATCTGGAAACATGGTAGATACGATTAAAATTTCTGCTAATCCTGAAAAAGTTACAACACCCGGACTGAAAAAAGTGTACCGAATTATTAATCAAGCTAATAAACGCTCTGAGGGAGATTATATTGCTTTAGAAGAAGAACAGGTTCAAGAAGAAGAAAAATTAAAAATGTTCCATCCAGTCCATCCTTATATTAGTAAGTTTGTTACGAATTTTGAAGCAAGAAACTTGCATCATGACATATTTGTGAATGGAACATTAGTATATGAATTACCTGATATTTATGACATTCAACAATATACAAAAGACAGCTTAAAGTTATTATGGGACGAATATAAACGCATTTTGCATCCAGAAGAATATCCGGTAGATCTTAGTACAAAGTGTTGGGAAAATAAAATGCAGCATATTGCTACTGTGCAAGAAAAAGTAGCTAAGTTGAAAGAAACATAA